In a single window of the Candidatus Methylomirabilota bacterium genome:
- a CDS encoding putative toxin-antitoxin system toxin component, PIN family: MDTAVLISAFAFGGAPAKAVRKAFRTADIYVSPALLQEYRETPVKLEEQRKITHPQMQALIAGIAAVVSHAKIVYPTERFSLCRDPEDDMILECCHAALATLLITGDKDLLDIADLPFALRPMTPQEFIEN, encoded by the coding sequence ATCGATACTGCCGTCCTTATCTCGGCCTTCGCCTTCGGCGGTGCTCCTGCTAAGGCGGTAAGAAAGGCGTTCAGAACAGCAGATATTTACGTCTCGCCGGCACTTCTTCAAGAATATCGGGAGACGCCGGTCAAGCTCGAAGAGCAGAGGAAGATCACTCACCCGCAGATGCAAGCGCTCATTGCGGGCATTGCTGCCGTTGTATCCCATGCCAAGATCGTCTATCCCACGGAAAGATTCTCGCTCTGCCGAGACCCCGAAGATGACATGATCCTTGAATGTTGTCATGCCGCACTGGCCACGCTATTGATTACCGGGGACAAGGACCTGCTCGACATCGCCGACTTGCCTTTCGCGCTTCGGCCAATGACGCCGCAGGAATTCATCGAGAATTGA
- a CDS encoding DNA methylase: MERQFDVPFVAELALREKQIQQNYRPIIAVHKWFARRPGTLFRALLLSEFVEGSVQETFFRSHDLAGVRIADPFMGGGTPLLEANRIGCDVIGYDINPMAYWIVRQEIEHLDLDAYRAAASKLARWLERKVGHLYRTRCSICNMPEAHVKYFLWVKTHPCSGCGKEFDLFPGFLLAENRRHPKNVVICSACGDFNEVNDKHALGDCRQCKNTLTLEGPASRNRCQCPDCGKLNLYPQAKTGPPKHRMVAIEYHCARCRPRHHGRFFKKPDSKDLTTYAEAAAGWRRMRAIYVPDDEIPSGDETDRLHRWGYRHYREMFNERQLLGLELICRAIAKQPDDRMRHALATNLSDLLRYQNMLCRYDTYALKSLDIFSVHGFPVGLVECESNLLGIMNEKTGLNIGSGGWSNIVEKFDRAKQYCEKPFEVAYEGGRKIQIPMREEWIGDERPGHRVRQVMLCCGSSTQVKYPPASFDAVFTDPPYFANVQYAELMDFCYVWLRRLVGAEEKAFEHQTTRSDDELTGNVTMERGTVHFTEGMSSVFSAMAEALKPGAPLVFTYHHNTIEAYYPLAVAILDAGLVCSASLPCPAEMSASIHINGTGSSIIDTVFVCRSTGRVPRRIIVSTIQGVAGLVKEDLEQLRVGGLKPTHGDGRCIAHGHLIRLAIWHLRSGWVKDNPVEGKMRRVASAVESLGGALRIEKYLPKDLTRLAGRTSAMIRETEATYGPTTDEISF, translated from the coding sequence ATCGAGCGCCAATTCGATGTGCCATTTGTGGCGGAGTTGGCCTTACGGGAGAAGCAGATCCAGCAAAACTATAGGCCGATCATTGCCGTACACAAGTGGTTTGCTCGACGGCCTGGGACATTGTTCCGGGCGCTTCTTTTGTCAGAGTTCGTCGAAGGATCGGTGCAGGAAACGTTTTTCCGATCGCATGACCTAGCGGGAGTCCGGATTGCCGACCCTTTCATGGGGGGTGGCACGCCCCTCCTGGAAGCGAACCGTATCGGATGTGATGTTATTGGCTACGACATCAACCCGATGGCGTACTGGATTGTCCGGCAAGAAATCGAGCATCTCGATTTAGACGCCTATCGGGCGGCTGCCTCTAAATTGGCCCGTTGGCTCGAAAGAAAGGTCGGCCATCTTTACCGAACAAGGTGTTCGATCTGCAATATGCCCGAAGCGCATGTGAAGTACTTTCTGTGGGTCAAGACACATCCTTGTTCAGGGTGCGGCAAAGAATTTGACCTATTCCCTGGCTTCCTCCTGGCGGAAAACCGCCGGCACCCAAAGAATGTCGTGATCTGCTCTGCGTGTGGTGACTTCAATGAGGTGAACGACAAACATGCTCTTGGTGATTGCCGGCAGTGTAAGAACACTTTGACTCTCGAAGGACCGGCGAGTCGTAACCGCTGCCAGTGCCCTGATTGCGGCAAGTTAAATTTGTACCCTCAAGCTAAGACAGGCCCTCCGAAGCATCGGATGGTTGCTATTGAATACCACTGTGCACGCTGCAGGCCACGCCACCACGGGCGATTTTTCAAGAAGCCCGATTCCAAAGACTTGACGACGTACGCCGAAGCCGCAGCGGGTTGGCGGAGGATGCGAGCGATCTATGTCCCCGACGACGAGATACCGTCCGGAGACGAAACCGATCGGCTTCATCGCTGGGGCTACAGACATTACCGGGAAATGTTTAATGAACGGCAGTTGCTCGGACTTGAACTGATCTGTCGCGCGATTGCCAAGCAACCTGATGACCGGATGAGGCATGCCCTCGCGACAAATCTCTCGGACTTACTCCGGTATCAAAACATGCTATGCCGTTATGATACCTATGCCTTGAAATCCTTAGACATCTTCTCCGTCCATGGATTTCCGGTAGGCTTGGTGGAATGCGAGTCGAACCTACTTGGAATTATGAACGAGAAGACGGGGCTGAATATCGGAAGTGGCGGATGGTCCAACATCGTTGAAAAATTCGACAGGGCCAAACAGTACTGTGAGAAACCGTTCGAGGTCGCGTATGAAGGTGGGCGCAAGATTCAGATTCCGATGCGGGAGGAATGGATCGGGGATGAGCGTCCAGGGCACCGCGTCCGTCAAGTCATGTTATGTTGTGGCAGCTCAACGCAGGTGAAATATCCTCCCGCGTCGTTTGACGCCGTATTCACTGATCCCCCTTACTTCGCCAATGTCCAATACGCTGAGTTGATGGACTTTTGCTACGTGTGGCTGCGTCGGCTAGTGGGGGCAGAGGAGAAGGCGTTTGAGCATCAGACAACCCGAAGTGACGATGAACTGACCGGCAACGTCACGATGGAACGAGGCACAGTCCATTTCACAGAAGGCATGTCATCCGTGTTCTCCGCGATGGCAGAAGCCCTCAAGCCTGGCGCGCCTCTCGTCTTCACGTACCACCACAATACCATCGAAGCCTATTACCCGTTGGCAGTTGCCATCCTCGATGCAGGGCTTGTATGCTCAGCCTCGCTTCCTTGTCCTGCCGAAATGAGCGCGTCGATCCACATTAATGGCACTGGATCTTCCATCATTGATACCGTATTTGTGTGCCGTTCGACAGGTCGTGTGCCGCGTCGGATAATCGTCTCAACCATCCAGGGGGTAGCTGGTCTGGTAAAAGAGGATTTGGAACAGCTTCGGGTAGGTGGGCTAAAGCCGACGCATGGAGATGGTCGGTGCATTGCTCATGGTCACCTGATCCGGCTGGCCATTTGGCATCTCCGAAGCGGTTGGGTCAAGGATAATCCAGTCGAGGGCAAGATGCGCCGGGTTGCCAGTGCTGTTGAATCTCTGGGGGGCGCCTTGCGTATCGAAAAATACCTGCCCAAGGACCTGACCCGGTTGGCGGGACGGACAAGCGCGATGATTCGTGAGACTGAAGCGACCTACGGGCCCACCACCGATGAAATATCCTTTTGA
- a CDS encoding ATP-dependent RecD-like DNA helicase, with protein MPARSYDTLQGTLERITYVNEENHYVVARLQVSGRRDLATIVGNLPTVTPGETLKLTGEWVQHTKYGEQFKVEAFETITPATLAGIEKYLGSGLIKGIGPVFARRLVEAFGTDTLRIIEEEPARLLAVDGIGEVRLQRIRAAWEEQKEIREVMIFLQGHGVSSAYAAKIFKAYGKSSIAIVQENPYRLAKDIYGIGFKTADRIAQAIGIEKQSPLRVEAGVIHVLNELADEGHVYYPRDGLTKASAGILEVDEELVTQAVDRLRRDERVICEPAPQGTAVYLAPLHAAEDGVARRLLTLAEGGAPPPDIDIERAILWVEQSNRLHLAAQQQEAIRQALQQKLLVITGGPGTGKTTILRCILQIPDKKHRRMLLCSPTGRAAKRMSEATGREAKTIHRLLEFSPKDGRFKRDQHRPLEADLVIVDEASMIDVVLMNSLLKAIPSAAGLILVGDVDQLPSVGPGAVLRDIMASGLVPVIRLSEIFRQARESQIVVNAHRINGGEMPSCADWEARERSDCYLLVKQEPQEVQTAILELASRGLSGRHRVDPMEELQILTPMQKGPIGAMALNQALQALLNPSGPELLRAGRLYRRGDRVMQIRNNYDKDVYNGDIGRIVNLDHEDREVTVRFDDRQVSYDFNELDELVLAYAVTVHKSQGSEYPAVIIPVHTTHYVMLQRNLLYTAITRGKRLVVLVGTKKALAIAVKNQKIQQRYTGLVARLQRGLSASHLQTNDQEPALSFQLSE; from the coding sequence ATGCCTGCGCGGTCTTACGACACGCTCCAGGGGACGTTGGAGCGGATCACCTATGTCAATGAAGAGAACCACTATGTGGTGGCCAGGCTCCAGGTGTCGGGGCGCCGCGACCTGGCCACCATTGTGGGTAACCTGCCAACCGTCACACCGGGCGAGACCCTCAAGCTGACCGGCGAGTGGGTCCAGCACACCAAATACGGCGAACAGTTCAAGGTCGAGGCGTTCGAAACCATCACCCCTGCGACCCTCGCCGGCATCGAGAAATACTTGGGTTCCGGCCTCATCAAAGGGATCGGCCCGGTCTTCGCCAGAAGGTTAGTGGAGGCGTTCGGCACCGATACCCTGCGGATCATCGAGGAGGAGCCTGCCCGCCTGCTTGCGGTAGATGGGATCGGCGAGGTCCGATTGCAGCGAATCCGGGCTGCCTGGGAAGAGCAGAAAGAGATCCGGGAGGTGATGATCTTCCTGCAGGGCCATGGCGTCTCCTCCGCCTACGCCGCCAAGATCTTCAAGGCCTACGGCAAATCCTCCATTGCTATCGTCCAGGAAAACCCCTACCGGCTGGCCAAGGACATCTATGGGATCGGCTTCAAGACCGCCGACCGCATCGCCCAGGCGATCGGGATCGAGAAGCAGTCGCCCCTTCGGGTAGAGGCCGGCGTCATCCATGTCCTGAATGAGCTGGCCGATGAGGGGCATGTCTACTACCCGCGTGACGGCCTCACAAAGGCGAGCGCCGGGATCCTGGAGGTCGACGAGGAGCTGGTGACGCAGGCGGTGGACCGGCTTCGACGCGACGAGCGGGTCATCTGCGAACCGGCGCCGCAGGGAACGGCGGTCTATCTCGCCCCGCTGCATGCCGCGGAGGACGGGGTCGCTCGGCGCCTGCTTACGCTGGCGGAAGGCGGCGCGCCCCCTCCCGACATCGACATTGAACGCGCCATCCTCTGGGTCGAGCAAAGCAACCGCCTGCACCTGGCGGCGCAACAGCAAGAGGCGATCCGTCAGGCGCTCCAGCAAAAGCTGCTGGTCATCACCGGCGGTCCCGGCACCGGCAAGACCACCATCCTGCGATGCATCCTGCAGATCCCGGACAAGAAGCATCGTCGGATGCTCCTCTGCTCGCCTACGGGGCGGGCGGCCAAGCGGATGAGCGAGGCCACGGGTCGAGAGGCCAAGACCATCCACCGACTCCTGGAGTTCAGCCCAAAGGACGGCCGGTTCAAGCGAGACCAGCACCGGCCGCTGGAGGCCGATCTGGTGATCGTCGATGAGGCCTCGATGATCGACGTGGTGCTGATGAATTCGCTCCTGAAGGCCATCCCGTCGGCCGCTGGCCTGATCCTGGTGGGCGACGTCGACCAACTCCCATCGGTGGGGCCCGGTGCTGTCCTCCGAGATATTATGGCGTCGGGCCTCGTACCGGTGATCCGGCTGTCTGAGATCTTCCGGCAGGCCCGAGAGAGCCAGATTGTGGTCAATGCCCACCGGATCAATGGGGGCGAGATGCCGTCGTGCGCCGACTGGGAGGCGCGAGAACGCAGCGACTGTTACCTGCTGGTCAAACAGGAACCCCAGGAGGTCCAGACGGCCATCCTGGAGCTGGCCTCGCGCGGCCTGTCGGGACGGCATCGCGTAGACCCGATGGAGGAGCTACAGATCCTCACCCCGATGCAAAAAGGCCCGATCGGCGCCATGGCTTTGAATCAAGCGCTGCAGGCGCTCCTGAACCCGTCCGGGCCGGAACTGCTGCGCGCCGGCCGCCTCTATCGCCGCGGGGATCGGGTGATGCAGATCAGGAACAACTACGACAAGGACGTCTACAACGGCGACATCGGCCGGATCGTGAACCTCGATCACGAGGACCGCGAGGTAACTGTGCGGTTTGACGACCGCCAGGTGAGCTATGATTTTAACGAGCTGGATGAGTTGGTGCTCGCCTACGCCGTCACGGTCCACAAGAGCCAGGGCAGCGAGTATCCGGCGGTGATCATTCCGGTGCACACCACCCACTACGTCATGCTGCAGCGCAATCTCCTGTACACCGCCATCACGCGCGGCAAGCGTCTGGTCGTCCTGGTCGGCACCAAAAAGGCGCTCGCCATCGCCGTCAAAAATCAGAAGATCCAGCAGCGCTACACCGGCCTCGTGGCTCGACTGCAAAGGGGCCTGTCGGCGTCTCACCTTCAGACGAATGACCAGGAACCCGCACTATCGTTTCAGCTTTCCGAGTGA
- a CDS encoding AbrB family transcriptional regulator — protein sequence MKTIVSEKGQVTIPKPLRDRLGIRPGQVLELWEEKGRLTAVKVSLEDPVSSVYGILKLDRSTDDLMRTLRGPADPQ from the coding sequence ATGAAAACTATTGTGTCGGAAAAAGGGCAGGTAACCATCCCGAAACCGCTGCGGGACCGCTTGGGCATCCGGCCGGGCCAGGTACTGGAATTGTGGGAGGAAAAGGGGCGTCTCACAGCCGTGAAGGTGAGTTTGGAGGATCCGGTTTCGAGTGTCTACGGGATCCTCAAGTTAGACCGGTCAACGGATGATCTGATGCGGACCCTGCGTGGTCCGGCCGACCCACAGTGA
- a CDS encoding MarR family transcriptional regulator translates to MTSDFTPRHGPFLAFIYYYTKVNRQPPAEADMQRYFRVTPPSVHQMVVTLEKRGYIARVLGQRRSIRLLVPRDKLPDLE, encoded by the coding sequence GTGACCAGCGACTTCACGCCACGGCATGGACCGTTTCTCGCCTTCATTTACTACTACACCAAGGTAAACAGGCAGCCGCCCGCCGAGGCTGATATGCAGCGGTACTTCCGAGTTACACCCCCTTCAGTGCATCAGATGGTCGTGACACTGGAGAAGCGAGGATACATCGCTCGGGTACTAGGGCAGAGACGTTCAATACGTCTCCTGGTTCCACGTGACAAATTGCCGGACTTGGAATGA
- a CDS encoding peroxidase, with the protein MDNVQSGILEPTPPVARYLTFSLTDEDEARRSLRLLSNIADGRQTVVGLGQSLVRTLGATIPGLCTAPSYAGSGYEVPSTPYALWCWLRGDDRGELVHRTRRIHEVLAPAFRLEQVIDAFTYGEGRDLTGYEDGTENPKGERASEVAFVQGQDEGLNGSTCVAVQQWVHDLDRFEAKSIQEQDHTIGRRRSDNEEIGDAPPSAHIKRTAQESFDPEAFVLRRSMPWTDGCRAGLVFVAFGASFDPFDALLRRMVGAEDGIVDALFSFTRPISGAFFWCPGMYEGRLDLRLLSV; encoded by the coding sequence ATGGATAATGTCCAATCCGGAATCCTGGAACCGACCCCTCCGGTCGCCAGGTATCTCACCTTTTCTCTGACCGATGAGGACGAGGCTCGAAGGAGTTTGCGATTGCTCAGCAACATCGCGGACGGTCGACAGACCGTGGTCGGTCTTGGTCAGTCGCTCGTGCGCACGCTCGGAGCGACGATACCCGGTCTTTGTACCGCGCCAAGTTATGCAGGCAGCGGGTATGAGGTGCCTTCGACGCCCTATGCGTTGTGGTGTTGGCTGAGGGGAGACGACAGGGGTGAATTGGTGCACCGAACCAGGCGCATTCATGAGGTGCTGGCGCCCGCATTTCGCCTGGAGCAGGTCATTGATGCCTTCACCTATGGGGAAGGTCGCGATCTAACCGGCTATGAAGACGGCACGGAGAACCCGAAAGGCGAGCGCGCGTCGGAGGTTGCCTTTGTCCAGGGACAGGACGAAGGACTGAATGGGTCGACGTGTGTCGCAGTCCAGCAATGGGTTCATGATCTCGATCGCTTTGAAGCCAAGTCCATCCAGGAGCAGGATCACACGATCGGACGCCGACGGAGTGACAACGAGGAGATCGGAGACGCGCCGCCGTCCGCGCACATCAAACGAACGGCGCAGGAGAGCTTCGATCCAGAGGCGTTCGTCTTAAGGCGCTCGATGCCGTGGACCGACGGCTGCCGCGCGGGGTTGGTCTTTGTGGCCTTCGGCGCATCCTTCGACCCCTTCGACGCCCTCCTGCGGCGGATGGTCGGCGCGGAGGACGGGATCGTGGACGCCTTGTTCTCGTTCACCCGTCCGATATCCGGCGCATTTTTCTGGTGCCCGGGCATGTACGAGGGGCGATTGGACCTGCGGCTGCTTAGCGTATAA
- the iscX gene encoding Fe-S assembly protein IscX, translating to MSLYWDDTYEIAEALIQAHPEQDPLEVPFTTLQKWITDLADFDDDPNHVSEAKLEAIQMAWYEEVTG from the coding sequence ATGAGCCTGTATTGGGACGATACGTATGAGATTGCCGAGGCGCTGATCCAGGCGCACCCTGAGCAGGATCCCCTGGAGGTCCCGTTCACAACGCTGCAAAAGTGGATCACCGATCTCGCCGATTTCGACGACGACCCCAACCACGTCTCCGAGGCCAAATTAGAGGCGATTCAGATGGCCTGGTACGAGGAGGTGACCGGCTAA
- a CDS encoding zinc ribbon domain-containing protein — translation MPVYEFQCQDCGKEFSLTLTFKEREAGGLQCPGCNSTHLEPLMAGFFAKTARKS, via the coding sequence ATGCCAGTCTATGAATTCCAGTGCCAGGACTGCGGAAAGGAGTTCTCGCTGACCCTGACCTTTAAGGAACGGGAGGCGGGTGGACTACAGTGTCCCGGCTGCAACAGCACACACCTTGAGCCATTGATGGCCGGATTCTTTGCCAAGACGGCTCGCAAGAGCTAG
- the higA gene encoding addiction module antidote protein, HigA family has product MAEKMTTYRVPAEVFPPGELIREELEARGWTQTDLAEILGRPLKLVSDIILGKRTITPETAKGLGDAFGVDPQFFLNLESAYQLWQVGKTQTRGQDVSRRARLYEKVPIRELLRRHWIERTENIDVLEQRVLNFYGIKNITDEPKIWPFAARTSAPELTLAHWAWLARARHIARALTAAQFSESSLPGVIEELKTLLHTPEDVRHVPKMLAEAGIRLVLIEHLPSTKIDGACFWLDLDPRAPVIVLSLRYDRIDYFWHTLFHELGHLREKHGLKKAHHPFDVDIFGETAPSLEQRPAAERKVNDFAADTLVPTAELNNWIARVGPLYSKEAIRGFAGRLNIHPGIVVGQLQHRHIIDWRHHREMLAHVRQFLVHAALTDGWGQVVPLAVG; this is encoded by the coding sequence ATGGCTGAAAAGATGACAACATATAGGGTACCTGCTGAAGTGTTTCCTCCCGGCGAACTGATTCGAGAGGAACTAGAGGCGCGTGGATGGACTCAAACGGATCTGGCGGAAATTCTTGGGCGACCCCTAAAGCTCGTCAGCGACATCATTCTCGGCAAGAGAACCATCACTCCTGAAACAGCCAAGGGCCTCGGAGACGCCTTCGGTGTTGATCCTCAGTTTTTTCTCAATCTTGAAAGCGCCTATCAGTTATGGCAAGTGGGGAAAACCCAAACACGCGGCCAAGACGTGTCAAGACGTGCCCGTCTCTATGAGAAGGTACCAATCCGAGAGCTGCTCCGACGTCACTGGATTGAGCGAACGGAAAACATAGATGTTCTTGAACAGCGTGTGCTGAATTTCTACGGGATCAAGAATATCACGGACGAACCAAAAATTTGGCCCTTTGCGGCCAGAACCTCGGCGCCAGAACTGACCTTGGCGCACTGGGCATGGTTAGCTCGCGCAAGACATATTGCTCGGGCGTTGACGGCTGCGCAATTCAGCGAGTCCAGTCTTCCGGGTGTAATTGAGGAGTTGAAAACGCTTCTCCATACTCCAGAAGACGTTCGACATGTTCCCAAGATGCTCGCGGAGGCAGGAATCCGGCTCGTGCTCATTGAGCACCTACCTTCTACGAAGATCGATGGCGCATGTTTTTGGTTGGACCTAGATCCGAGAGCCCCGGTGATTGTGTTGTCGCTACGCTATGATCGAATAGATTACTTTTGGCACACCTTATTTCACGAACTCGGTCACTTGCGAGAAAAGCATGGCCTGAAAAAAGCACATCACCCTTTTGACGTTGATATCTTCGGCGAGACTGCTCCATCTTTGGAGCAGAGACCCGCGGCCGAAAGGAAAGTCAATGACTTTGCGGCCGACACATTGGTCCCCACAGCAGAGTTAAATAACTGGATTGCGCGTGTGGGGCCGCTCTACTCCAAAGAGGCGATTCGGGGTTTTGCGGGGAGACTGAACATTCATCCTGGTATCGTGGTCGGCCAGTTGCAACATCGACATATTATCGATTGGCGGCATCACCGAGAGATGTTGGCGCACGTTCGTCAATTCCTGGTACATGCAGCACTGACTGATGGGTGGGGGCAGGTCGTTCCGCTGGCTGTTGGATAG
- a CDS encoding osmotically inducible protein OsmC, with protein sequence MSEHSATVTWRRTSASFDYEAYNRDHAWSFDGGVQVRASAAPTYHGDTDCVDPEEALVAAISGCHMLTFLAIASRKRLVVDAYEDHATGFLEKNASGKLAVTRVILRPLVQFGGTMTPSHDDVVRLHEQAHDGCIIANSVLTTVTVEPVD encoded by the coding sequence ATGTCAGAGCATAGCGCAACCGTGACGTGGCGGCGGACATCCGCCAGTTTCGATTACGAGGCGTATAACCGCGATCACGCCTGGTCGTTCGACGGTGGCGTGCAGGTGCGCGCTTCTGCGGCCCCCACTTATCATGGCGATACGGACTGTGTCGATCCTGAAGAGGCGTTGGTTGCGGCGATCTCCGGCTGCCACATGCTGACCTTTCTGGCGATTGCATCACGCAAGCGGCTGGTCGTCGATGCGTACGAGGATCACGCGACGGGGTTTCTAGAGAAGAACGCGAGCGGCAAACTGGCCGTGACAAGGGTTATTCTTCGCCCGCTTGTCCAGTTTGGTGGTACGATGACCCCCTCGCACGACGATGTCGTCAGGCTCCACGAGCAGGCGCATGACGGCTGCATCATCGCCAATTCAGTACTGACGACCGTGACGGTCGAGCCGGTCGATTGA
- a CDS encoding plasmid maintenance system killer protein, with translation MEIRFRDKQLDRLETDPKFDGGFSGAIVRKFRQRMQEIRAAPDERVFYQLRSMRFEKLKGDRQYQHSMRLNDQWRLILEFEGTSPNKVAVVVGIEDYH, from the coding sequence GTGGAAATACGATTCCGCGACAAGCAACTTGATCGACTCGAAACCGACCCAAAATTTGACGGCGGCTTCTCCGGGGCAATCGTCAGGAAGTTCCGTCAGAGAATGCAGGAGATTCGAGCCGCCCCCGATGAAAGGGTATTCTACCAATTGCGATCCATGCGGTTCGAGAAGTTGAAAGGCGACCGACAATATCAGCATTCCATGCGACTGAATGATCAGTGGCGTTTGATTCTGGAGTTTGAGGGGACTTCGCCAAATAAAGTTGCCGTAGTGGTTGGAATCGAGGATTACCACTAA
- a CDS encoding aconitate hydratase: MRQNLVQKIFEAHRIAGELIPGTEVAIRIDQTLTQDATGTMAYLQFEAMGIPRVKTKLSVSYVDHNMLQTGFENADDHRFLQSVAARYGIYFSRPGNGICHQVHLERFSAPGQTLLGSDSHTPTCGGVGMIAIGAGGLDVAVAMGGGPFYLPMPKVTLVRLNGRLGPWVAAKDIILEVLRRLTVKGGVGKILEYGGEGVADLTVPERATITNMGAELGATTSIFPSDEQTRRYLAAQGREGSWVPAAPDPDAVYDEILEIDLDRLEPMVARPSSPDEVCPVSEVEGTKISQVCVGSCTNSSFRDLMTVATMLKGKTVHPDISFTVTPGSKQVYTMIAANGALADLIAAGGRILESACGPCIGMGQTPASGTASLRSFNRNFEGRSGAPNDKVYLSSPEVCAASALAGEIVHPRRIGQPVSISLPEQFILDDNLIVPPSPYPEQVEIIRGPNIKPVPIRGELPSTIEGEVLLKMGDNITTDHILPAGSKILPLRSNIPAISEYAFSRVDPEFATRAKEKDGGFVVGGSNYGQGSSREHAALAPMYLGLKGAIVKSFARIHRANLINFGILPLIFADDSAYDAVDQGNALRIEQLTQQIRGGQQIIVKNVTKGTDVVVRHDLTPREIEIVLAGGMLNYTIKTTA, from the coding sequence ATGAGGCAAAATCTTGTCCAGAAGATTTTTGAGGCCCACCGGATCGCCGGGGAGCTGATTCCGGGCACAGAGGTCGCGATCCGGATCGACCAGACCCTGACGCAGGATGCGACCGGGACGATGGCCTATCTGCAGTTCGAGGCGATGGGCATCCCGAGGGTCAAGACGAAGCTGTCGGTCAGCTATGTCGACCACAACATGCTACAGACCGGCTTCGAGAACGCCGACGACCATCGATTCCTGCAGAGCGTCGCCGCAAGATACGGCATTTACTTTTCGCGGCCAGGGAACGGCATCTGCCACCAGGTCCACCTGGAGCGGTTCAGCGCGCCGGGTCAGACCCTGCTCGGTTCCGACAGCCATACCCCGACCTGCGGCGGCGTCGGGATGATCGCCATCGGAGCGGGCGGTCTGGACGTCGCTGTGGCCATGGGGGGCGGCCCCTTCTACCTCCCGATGCCGAAGGTAACGCTGGTCAGACTGAACGGTCGGTTAGGCCCCTGGGTCGCGGCTAAGGACATCATCCTGGAGGTGTTGCGGCGGCTCACCGTGAAAGGGGGCGTAGGGAAGATCCTGGAGTACGGCGGGGAGGGTGTCGCCGACCTGACCGTGCCGGAGCGGGCTACCATCACCAACATGGGGGCCGAGCTGGGCGCAACAACCTCTATCTTTCCCAGTGACGAGCAGACCCGCCGCTATCTTGCGGCGCAGGGTCGTGAAGGTAGCTGGGTACCCGCAGCTCCCGATCCCGATGCCGTCTACGATGAGATACTGGAGATCGACCTGGATCGGCTGGAGCCGATGGTTGCCCGGCCGTCGAGCCCCGACGAAGTCTGCCCGGTCTCGGAGGTTGAGGGAACCAAGATCTCGCAGGTCTGCGTGGGAAGCTGCACCAACTCCTCGTTCCGCGACCTGATGACCGTCGCGACAATGCTGAAGGGCAAAACCGTCCACCCGGACATCAGCTTTACGGTCACGCCCGGCTCCAAACAGGTCTACACCATGATCGCTGCCAATGGGGCCCTGGCCGATCTGATCGCGGCGGGTGGGCGGATCCTGGAATCGGCCTGCGGCCCGTGCATCGGGATGGGCCAGACGCCGGCCAGCGGGACCGCGTCGCTGCGAAGCTTCAACCGGAACTTCGAGGGCAGGAGCGGCGCGCCAAACGACAAGGTCTATCTGTCCAGCCCGGAGGTCTGCGCGGCCTCCGCCCTGGCCGGCGAAATCGTTCACCCGCGACGCATCGGTCAGCCGGTGTCGATCAGCCTGCCGGAGCAGTTTATCCTTGATGACAACCTGATCGTCCCGCCCTCGCCCTACCCGGAACAGGTCGAGATTATACGGGGCCCCAACATCAAACCGGTCCCCATCCGAGGTGAACTGCCGTCCACCATCGAGGGGGAGGTCCTCCTGAAGATGGGCGACAACATCACCACCGATCATATCCTGCCGGCCGGCTCCAAGATCCTGCCGCTCCGCAGCAACATCCCGGCCATCTCAGAGTATGCCTTCAGTCGGGTCGATCCGGAGTTTGCCACGCGGGCCAAAGAGAAGGACGGCGGCTTTGTGGTCGGCGGCAGCAACTACGGCCAAGGCTCCAGCCGGGAGCACGCCGCCCTGGCGCCGATGTACCTTGGCCTAAAAGGGGCCATCGTCAAGTCGTTCGCCCGCATACACCGGGCCAATCTGATCAACTTCGGAATCCTGCCGCTGATCTTTGCGGACGACAGCGCGTATGACGCAGTCGATCAAGGGAATGCCCTGCGGATCGAGCAGCTCACGCAGCAGATCCGAGGCGGACAGCAGATTATCGTGAAGAATGTCACCAAGGGGACCGACGTTGTGGTGAGGCACGATCTCACCCCTCGGGAGATAGAGATCGTCCTCGCCGGCGGGATGCTCAACTACACCATCAAGACAACAGCCTAG